In Toxoplasma gondii ME49 chromosome X, whole genome shotgun sequence, a single genomic region encodes these proteins:
- a CDS encoding hypothetical protein (encoded by transcript TGME49_223510) translates to MEEAESDKSGAPNRCATMCVFGCLAAMGCRSSIVRRLAFYPPQPAGYSIGPQGQLYTYDGSSDSHRQSHNQSAPPADSINSASGAATAQPDNPPAQQLQRESMQQLLQRTGLPERLKVLSIPCGRVKLAALFIYHPLSPSSSSTGPLSESESGQGPASSVLPAGEGNAREQTRGAAGPLAGGADSCDDQVMHESAKRLPCIIFSHGNSTDIGFMFGLYYRLAYKCRVNVLAYDYSGYGCSGGKTSEKALYRNIRAVWTYATQMLHVPPRQIILYGHSVGSAPCCDLAMREKSFPVGGVVLHSSIASGLRLFFDDIKKSPWFDAFPNVEKLKKVKRTPVLIIHGQLDRQVSWIHSQRLQDAAAAADADWFKELERKRAREKASGKKRLTESPNEETQLNAAAMDELHSQRVQVWWVGNADHNDVEQKSGEAYYKHIGDFIHFCNVWASNCHGG, encoded by the exons ATGGAAGAAGCGGAGTCCGACAAGTCCGGCGCGCCTAACAGATGCGCGACGATGTGCGTCTTTGGCTGCCTGGCGGCGAT GGGCTGTCGCTCGTCCATCGTGCGTCGTCTAGCCTTCTACCCGCCTCAGCCCGCCGGCTACTCGATCGGACCGCAGGGTCAGCTGTACACTTATGATGGGTCTTCGGACTCTCATCGCCAGAGCCACAACCAGTCCGCGCCTCCCGCTGACAGCATCAATAGCGCGTCTGGAGCGGCCACTGCGCAGCCGGACAACCCGCCCGCGCAGCAGCTTCAACGCGAGAGCATGCAGCAATTGCTCCAACGTACGGGGTTGCCCGAGCGCTTGAAGGTGTTGTCGATTCCGTGTGGCAGAGTCAAGCTCGCGGCGCTCTTCATTTAccatcctctctctccctcctcgtcctccacAGGGCCTCTCTCAGAGTCGGAGTCTGGGCAAGGTCCCGCCAGCTCTGTGCTTCCTGCAGGAGAGGGGAACGCGCGAGAACAGACGCGGGGGGCGGCGGGGCCGCTGGCTGGGGGAGCAGACAGCTGCGACGATCAGGTGATGCATGAGAGCGCAAAGCGGCTTCCATGCATCATCTTTTCTCACGGGAACAGTACGGACATCGGCTTCATGTTCGGACTCTACTATCGTCTCGCCTACAA GTGTCGAGTAAATGTGCTGGCGTACGACTACAGTGGATATGGCTGCAGCGGGGGGAAGACGTCTGAAAAAGCATTGTACAGAAATATTCGAGCAGTCTGGACGTACGCTACTCAGATGCTTCACGTGCCGCCTCGGCAGATAATTCTG tACGGCCACAGTGTTGGGTCTGCTCCTTGCTGCGATCTGGcaatgcgagaaaaaagcttTCCTGTTGGCGGCGTCGTCCTGCACTCTTCTATCGCATCTG GCCTGCGCTTGTTTTTCGACGACATTAAAAAGTCTCCATGGTTTGACGCCTTCCCTAATGTTGAAAAGCTAAAGAAGGTCAAGAGAACGCCAGTTCTGATTATCCATGGGCAGCTCGACAGGCAG GTCTCGTGGATTCACTCACAAAGACTGCAAGACGCGGCGGCGGCTGCAGACGCGGACTGGTTCAAGGAACTGGAGCGCAAAcgggcgagagaaaaggcatcaggaaagaagcgactcACTGAATCTccgaacgaggagacgcagctgAATGCAGCTGCCATGGACGAACTGCACTCGCAGCGCGTACAGGTGTGGTGGGTGGGAAACGCCGACCATAACGACGTTGAGCAGAAGTCTGGG GAAGCGTACTACAAGCACATCGGAGACTTCATTCACTTCTGTAATGTGTGGGCGTCGAATTGCCATGGCGGTTGA